From the Actinopolymorpha singaporensis genome, the window GCTCTCCTGATCGGCCTAGGGGTTGAAGTACGGCAACAGCCCCGTGGTGCGATACGCCTGCAACGACGCCGTCGTGGAGTCGATGCGGGTCGCCCCGACCGTCCGGTCGGACGCGGCGTTCCAGTACACCATCGCCTTCACCGCAGGCCAGTTCTTCGCCTGTGAACCCACGGCCTTGAAGAAATCCGGTTTTCCGGCCGGATTTCCTGGCTGCTCGGCGACTCCCCATTCGGCGAGCATCAGTGGCTTTCCGGGCGCGAACTGCGTGGCCCAGGTGTAGAAGCCGGGCCAATTCGGGTACTGCGAGAACTTCCGATTGAAGAGATCGGAAACGGGGCCCCAGTAATCGCCACTACCGAAGATGTACGGGTCATAGGCGATCCAGTCGACCACGTCGTTGCCGGGGTAGAGGTCCTCGAACCACGACTTCGAGCCCCACGTCGGCAACCCGATGTAGTTCATCACGGTGACGATCTGGGTGGCTCCGTTCCCGCGCAACCGCTGCACGACGTGGCGATACATCGCGCGGTAGTCCTGTGCGGAGTAGCCGGATCCCGACGTCTGAACGACCTCGTTCTCCGGTTCGTGGTGGATGACAAGGAAGAAGGGCTGGTTGAAGTGGGCCTTGACGTACGCCGCCAGCTCGTCCAGCCTCTGGTCCTGCGCACCGGCTGCCACCTGCGCCCAGGTCTTCCCGCCCTCGGGCTTGTAGTTGATCAACAGCAGGCGTCCCTTGCCTGCCTGGTTGGCCCGGGCTATCTCCGTCGCCGTCGGGAACAACTGCCCGGACGAGTGGTAGTAGTGCGCGATGTTCACCGGACGCTGAATCTGGTTCTCGAAATTCGTCAGCGCCTGGTCCCAGCTTTCCCCGGCAAGGGGATTGGCGGCAACGCCCCACCACGCGCCACATTTCGGCGTGAGCTTTGTGCCCACACCGCAGGTGCTCTTCACGACTTTCCCCGCCGGCGTCGACTTCTGGCCGGGCTGGCAGGCGGCACCGGCAATCAGCACGACCACGAGTACTACTGCGAGAAAAAGTTTCCGAAACACGATGGCCCCTCCCGTCTGGCCAATTCATTCACCATAGGCAGGGGTCGTTGTCGGCCTCAGCCAAACGAAGCTGTGTGTCCGACAAAAAGGGGTTCCCAGTGGGCCGGAGGGTAAACATTAAAATGCCGGCTCCACGCACCCCCCGGGCGCGAAGCCGGCACCTACGTACCCACCGACTCCCCGGTGACGGAGAAAGTTGCATGCGAGATCGAACCGTGACCTGAACGTCGTGGTCAACCCTCACGGGCATCGAAGGGGCGGGCAGGCCCGGAAAGTCAGCCGTGCCAGGTGTTCTGCGCACGGTCGAGCCCCTCGGCGACCAGTGCCTCCACAGCGTCGGCGGCGTTGTCGACGAACAGCGGAACTTCCTTGCGCTCGGCCGCGGAGAAGCCGGACAGAACGAAGTCGGCCGGGTCCTGACGTCCGGGCGGGCGGCCGATGCCGCACCGGACCCGGTGGAACTCTCCGGTGCCGAGAGAGCGGCGAATCGATCGGAGACCGTTGTGCCCGTTGTCGCCGCCACCGAGCTTGAGCCGCAGCGCGCCGAACGGGATGTCGAGCTCGTCGTGGACAGCTACCACGCGCTCGGGCGGAACCTTGTAGAAGGTGGCCAGACTCGCAACCGGGCCACCCGTCTCGTTCATGTAGGAGCGGGGCCGGGCCAGGACGACGCGTACGCCGGGAACGCCGCCGAGACGACCTTCGAGCACGTCCGCGCGGCCACGTGGGTGGGGCCTCATCTTTCCGCCCACCCGGGTGGCCAGCAGGTCGACGACCTGCTGGCCGATGTTGTGCCGATGGGCGGCGTACGTGGGCCCGGGGTTGCCCAGGCCCACGACCAGCCATGGGCTTTCGGACCTACTGTCGGACATGAAGGCTTACGCAGGTCGCGCCGGCGTACGGCTCGACTACTCCTGCTCGCCGGAGGACTCCTCGCCGGCGCCTTCCTCGGTCGCCTCGGGCGCGGCAGCCTCGGCACCCTCGCCCTCGCCGACACCGGCCTCGGCCAGCTCGCCCTCGATCTGCTCGGCGGTCGGCGCGGCGGCGACGTTGACGACCAGCGTCTCCGGCTCCAGCTGCAGGGTCACGCCGCGCGGCAGCGGGATGTCCTTGGCCAGGATCTGCGTGCCGACCTCCGACCCCTCGATGGAGACCTCGATCCCCGCGGGGATGTGCGTGGCCTCGGCCTCGACGGACAGAGTGGTGTGCTCGGTGGAGACCAGGGAGCCCGGTGCGGCCTCGCCGGTCAGCGTCACCGGGACCTCGACGACGACCTTCTCGCCGCGGCGGACGATCAGCAGGTCGACGTGCTCGAGGAAGCCCTTGATCGGGTCCCGCTGAACCTGCTTGGGGATCGCGAGCTCGCTGCGCTCACCCAGGTCCACGTCGAACAGCGCGTTGGCGGTCTTGAGCGCGAGCATCAGCTCGTGACCCGGCAGCGTGATGTGCACCGGAGCGCTGCCGTGGCCGTACAGGACGGCGGGCACGAGACCCGCGCGTCGGATCCGTCGTGCCGCACCCTTGCCGAACTCGGTGCGGGACTCGGCCTTGATCTTGACCTCGGACACGGGAACTACTCCTCAAGAACGTGCGACGTCGGCTGCGGTCGATGGCTGCTCGGCGGCGCACATGTCCGCAACCGCGTCGATCACGGAGCCGGAAACGGGCGTCCCTCGCCGAGGCAACCGGGAAAGAATACCTGTCGACCTGTCAGGGAACGCGCAGGGGTCCGCCGAGTCGCGGATGAGAAACCCGCAGGTGATCAGCTTGCGCCGTTGAACAGGCTGGTCACCGAGCCGTCCTCGAACACCTCGCGGATCGCCCGGGCGATCAGCGGGGCGATGGACAGCACCGTCAGCGTGTCGAAGCGGTGCTCCTGCGGAATCGGCAGCGTGTTGGTGACCACGACCTCGCGGATGCGGGAGTTCTTCAGCCGGTCGACGGCGGGGTCGGACAGCACGCCGTGCGTCGCGGCGACGATCACGTCGGCGGCGCCGGCGTCGACCAGTGCCTCGGCGGCCTTCACCACGGTGCCGCCGGTGTCGATCATGTCGTCGACCACCACTGCCGTACGGCCCTCGACCTCACCGACCACGCGGTTGGCCACCACGGAGTTGGGGACGTTGACGTCGCGGGTCTTGTGGATGAACGCGAGCGGGCAGCCGCCGAGCCGGTCGGCCCATTGTTCGGCGACCCGCACCCGGCCGGAGTCGGGCGCCACGACGGTGACCCGGGAGGTGTCCACACGGGTCTCGATGTAGCTCGCGAGTACGGGCAGGGCGAACAGGTGGTCGACCGGTCCGTCGAAGAAGCCCTGCGTCTGGGCGGTGTGCAGGTCGACCGCCATCAACCGGTCGGCGCCCGCCGTGCTGAGCAGGTCGGCCATCAGCCGGGCCGAGATCGGCTCCCGGCCGCGGTGTTTCTTGTCCTGCCGGGCGTAGCCGTAGAAGGGTGTCACCACGGTGATCCGCTTGGCCGAGGCCCGCTTCAGCGCGTCGACCATGATCAGCTGTTCCATGATCCACTCGTTGATCGGCGCCGGGTGACTCTGGATCACGAAGGCGTCGCAGCCGCGCACGGACTCCTCGAACCGGACGTACGTCTCACCGTTGGCGAAGTTGTACGAGGTGGTCGGCACCAGGTCGACCTTGAGAAGCTCGGCGACCTCGTCGGCCAGCTCGGGATGAGCCCGACCCGAGAAGAGCATGAGGTTCTTCTGGGTGGTGAGTTTCATCCCGGTCACTGCTCACTCCTCTTCGGCGCGTCATCGACATCGCCAGTGTCTCTCGTCCCGTTCGCGTGCGGTGCGCCGGTCTCCCCCGTCGCCTCCCGCCCGGATGGTGTAGCCGGCTCGCCGGACCGCGCCCGCTGCGCCGCCTCGGCGGCCTCGGCCGTCCGGGTGCCGGCACGCTTGCGGGCGACCCAGCCGCCGATGTTGCGCTGCTGGCCGCGGGCGACCGCCAGCTCGCCCGGCCCGACGTCCTTGACCACCGTGGAACCGGCGGCGACGTAGGCCCCGTCGCCGATCTGGCGGGGCGCGACCAGCACGGAGTCGCTGCCCACGAAGGAGTGCCGGCCCACGTCGGTGTGGTGCTTGTGCACCCCGTCGTAGTTGGCGAAGATCGTCCCGGCGCCGATGTTGGTGCCCTCGCCGATGGTGGCGTCGCCCACATAGGTGAGGTGCGGCACCTTCGCGCCCGGGCCTATCTCGGCGTTCTTCGTCTCCACGAAGGTCCCGATCTTGCCGGATTCGCCCAGGTTGGTGCCGGGACGCAGATAGGCGTACGGACCGACGTTGGCGCCTGCGCCGATCACCGCGCGCTCGCCGTGGGTGCGGACCACCGCGGCGTCCGGGCCGACCGTGACGTCGGTCAGGGTGGTGTCGGGGCCGACCTCGGCACCGGAGGCGACGCTCGTCGCTCCCCTGAGCTGGGTCTGCGGGTGCAGCGTGACGTCGGGTTCGAGGCGTACCGTCGCCTCCACCCAGGTGGTCGCGGGGTCGACGACCGTGACGCCGGCCCGCATCCACTCGGTGAGGATCCGGTCGTTGAGCACCCGGCCGAGCTGGGCGAGCTGCACGCGGTCGTTGACGCCGAGAATCTCCGTCTCGTCCTCGGCGACGAACGCGCCCACCCGGTGCCCGTCGGCGGCCAGGATCGCGAGGACGTCGGTGAGGTACTCCTCACCCTGGCTGTTGTCGGAGTCGAGCCTGCCGAGCGCGTCGGCCAGCCGGGCGGCGTCGAAGGCGAACATGCCGGAGTTGATCTCGGCGATCGCCTGCTGGGCGGGGGTGGCGTCGCGGTGCTCGACGATGCCCCGCACAGCGCCGTCGGGTCCACGCACGATCCGGCCGTAACCGGTGGGGTCGGCGACCTGCGCGGTCAGTACGGTCGCGGCGGCTCCCTGCTCCTCGTGGGTGGCGAGCAGGGCGCGCAACGTCCCCGGCCGCAGCAGCGGGACGTCGCCGTTCGTGACCACCACCGTGCCGCGTAGTGGCGGAAGAGCTTGCAGGGCGGTGCGGACGGCGTGGCCGGTGCCGCGTTGTTCGGCCTGGACCACCGGCTGCGCACCCGGGTCGACGGCCTCCAGATGAGCCGCCACCTGTTCGCGGGCGTGTCCGACGACCACGACGAGGTGCTCGGGCTCCAGCGAGCGGCCGGCCCCGACCGCGTGGGCGAGCAGACTGCGGCCACCGAGCTGGTGGAGCATCTTGGGGGTCCGGGACTTCATCCGCTTGCCCTCGCCGGCGGCGAGCACGATGACGGCGGCCGGCTTCACAGACGCGATCACTGGGGTGCTCCTCAGGCGTCGCGGGCAGGTTCGGGGCGAGCATATCCGTGACCGAACGCTCCCGTGGCCGGGCCCGGTCAGCGGGTCGGCCGGATGCCCTCAGGCCGGCATGCCGTCGGAATGCCCTCAGGTCGGAATGCCGCCGGGTCAGAGCAGGCGCTCGCGGCGGCGCCACGCGGTGGGCGGGCGGCCGGTGCGGTCGCGGAAGATCCGGGAGAAGTAGTTCGCGTCGGCGAACCCGCACCGCCGGGCGACCTGGGCCACCGTCAGCGGCGTGGTGCGCAGCAGCCCGCGGGCGCGCTCGATCCGCTGGTCGAGGACCCACCCCATCGGCGACCGGTGCAGATAGGTGTCGAACCGACGGCTCAGCGTCGCCCCGCTGCAGCCGGCGACCTCGGCCAGCCCGGCCACGGTGAGCCGGTCGGCCAGATGGTGTTCGACGTACGCCAGAACGCGGCGCAGCTCGTCCGGCACCACACAGGTGTCGGAGCTGCCGCCGCCGACGCCTCCCCCGAAGCCGGCCGGTCCGGCGTACCCCGCCTGGTCGCCGGTGCGCGCGGCGAGCTGGTACGCCAGCCCGGTCAGCTCGTCGACCATCATCGTGCCGAGCGCCCGGATCGACGCCTCCGACGGCGTACCCCGCCGCCACACCTCCACCGCGTACGCGCTCAGCTGCGCCAGTCCCGGCGCGGCGTCCGCGGTCGTGGCCACCACCTGCGTACCCAGGTCGGGCTCGCCGTCGCGCCGCCAGCGGCAGCCGGCGTAGCGGTGGTTCGGGTCGTGCGGGACCGTCGGCTCCAGCGGGAACCCCTCGTCGTGCCGCGGTACGAGGTGCACACCGACCAGCAGGAACGGGTCCACCTCGGCCGCCGTGTAGTGGATCCGGTGTCCCCACGGCAGGACGAGCAGCACACCCGGGACCAGTGACCAGCGCACCCCGTTGACCCGAGCCTCGCCCCGGCCGGCCCGGCACCAGGTCACCATGCGCGACTCCACGCGGGGAAAGCCGAAGCGTTCGCCGGGGCCGAACTGCACGGCGTTGGCCTGCAGCAGCGCAGGGAACGCGGGCGGCGCCGGCGGGGTGCGAACCGGATCGAGGGGCTGCACGAGAGCCTGACCGAGGGGCTGACCGAGGGGCCCGCCGAGAGGCTTCGGTGCCCGTGCCGGTTCGGTCACCGCGGTGGTTCCCGAGGCTGCCCGCGGCGCCACGTCCGGCAACGGACCTGTCATGCGTGGATCCTCCAGTCTTCGACAGCCCAGACCATGTCGCGACGGCCCCGGTGCGTGGTGGGCTGGACGCATCCGCCGATCGGGAGCGAACGCGCACTCGGGAGCGACCATGACCACACCGGCGACGACACCGACGACACCGGCCACGCCGGCTACGGCGGCGCGCACCGCGGACTTCCTCGACTCCTCCGCACTCCTCGACGACCCCGCCGCGCTGCGGGCCCGCGCCGACGAGCACGGCTACCTGTTCTTCCGCGGACTGCTGCCCGTCGACGACGTGCTCGACCTGCGCCGGCGGTTCCTGCAGATTGTCCGCCGGTACGGCTGGCTGGTCGACGGAACGCCGGTCTCGGACGGCATCGCCGACGTCGCGGCGTTCGACCGGGTGCCGCGTGAGGAGACGGCCTTCTGCGGCGTGGGCATCACCAGAGCGGCCTACGCCGACATCCAGCGGGTACGCGAGTTCCACGAACTCGCCCACCATCCACGGCTGCTCGCGGTCTACCGGAACCTGTTCGGCGAGGACGTACTCCCCCATCCGCGCAACATCGCCCGGGTGGTGATCCCGGGCGGGGTCACCCGGCCGACGCCACCGCACCAGGACTTCATCCACATCCAGGGAACGCCGCGGGTGTGGACGGCGTGGTTCCCGCTCGGCGACTGCCCGCGCGAGCTCGGCGGCCTGTCCGTGCTGGACGGCTCGCACCGCGAGGGCCTGATGTCCTACCACGCGGCCGAGGGCGCCGGCGGCCTGGAGGCGTATTTGTGCGACCTCGACCTGCCGTGGGCGCAGGGCGACTTCGCGGCCGGCGACGTACTGACCTTCTCCAGCCACACCGTCCACCGTGCGTTGCCGCACGCGGCCATCGACCGGGTGCGGCTGTCCTGCGACTTCCGTTACCAGCCGGCGGCGGATCCGCTGCACGAGGGATCGCTGCGGGTGCACTGCGACGTACTGGGCTGGGACGAGGTGTACGCGGACTGGCCGGACCCGTACGCGCCGGCCACGTCCGGCTCCGGCCGTAGCTGGTCCCCGGGCGACGTGCGCTGGTACTGGCGCGACCTGAACCTGCGGCGCAGCGAGTGGGACGAGTCGATCCGCTGGCAGAAGGACCGCATCTGCTGAACCTGCCCAACCTGTTCGAACGTACGTGGCAGGCACGACAGTCACGACGAAACCCGAAAGAGAAGGTGACCTGTGAAGCTCGGATGCAACACGGTGCTGTTCGCCGGATTCGACGTGCAGGACGCGCTCGACCAGATCGCGTTCGCCGGTTACGAGTACGTCGAGCTCGCCGCGATCAAGGGCATGTGTGAGCACCTCTCCGTCGACCAGGGCACCCGCGGCGCGGAGGTAGTCGGCAAGCGGGTCGAGGCGGCCGGGCTCACCGCCACCGCCGTCGAGGCCGCGACCACCGACCCCGAACGGCTGGCCCGGGTCTGCGAGCTCGCGGCGACGATCGGCATCGACATCGTGAACGTCGGGTCGGGTGGGAAGTCCGGCGACGAGGAGTCCACCAAGGAGGCGATCGCGAACGTCGTCCGGCTGGCCGACGTCGCCCGCGACCACGGCTGCCGGCTCGCGGTGAAGCCCCACGTCGGGCAGGCGATCTTCGACGCGGCGACCGCGTTGCGGCTGACCGCCGAGGTCGACCACCCGGCACTCGGGCTGAACTTCGACCCGAGCCACCTCTACCGCGCCGACGAGGACCCCGACGACGTGGCCCGCCAGTGGGGTTCGCGCATCATCACCAGCCACTTCCGCGACTGCGCGTCCCGCGAACGCCTGGTCGGCCCGCCGCCCACCCAGGTGCCCGGCCGCGGCACCGTCGACATCCCGGCGACCCTGCGTGCGCTGAAGGAGGTCGGGTACGCCGGACCGCTCAACCTCGAGGTGATCGGCGCCGCGTCGTACACCCTGCCGCAGGCCACCTCGATCGCGGCGGAGACCCGCGGCTACCTCAACCGCTGCCTGCAGGAGCTCGGCTGACCCGGCCGGACCCGACTCTGCTCCTACCCCTTCGAAAAGGAGACCCATGTTGCGTGTCGCAGTCGTCGGCCTGGGCAACATCGGCAAGACGCACTCCCGCTACTACTCGGAGAACCCCGACGCCGAGCTCGTCGCCCTGTGCGACATCGACGCCGGCCGGGTCGACCCGGTGGCCAAGACCTACGGCGTACCCGCCTATCACGACCTCGGTGAGATGCTCGCCGCCGAACGCCCGGACGCGGTGAGCATCGCCACCGCCGGACCGGAGAACGGCGGTCACCACCACGAGCCGACGATGCAGGCGATCGAGGCCGGCGTGCACGTCCTGGTGGAGAAGCCGATCTCCAACAACATCGAGCACGCCCGGGAGATGGTGCGGGCGGCCAAGGAGCGCGGCGTCCTCATGGGCGTCAACCTCAACCACCGTTTCACCCCCGCGGCCGAACGCGCCAAGAAGCTGCAGGAGGACGGCACGCTCGGCGAGGTGCTGTTCCTGAACATGGCGCTGTGGATCAACAACCCGAACGAGAGCTCGCCGTGGTTCCACCTGCGGGCGCTGCACCCGCACTCGATCGACGTGATGCGCTACTTCGGCGGGCCGATCGCGAAGGTGCAGGCCTTCTGCCACAAGGGCCCGGGCCGCCAGATCTGGTCCAACGCGTCGGTCAACGTGCAGTTCGCCAGCGGTGCGGTCGGTCACCTGACCGGCAGCTACGACGCCAGCGGCCTGCACCCGATCGAGCGGTGCGAGGTCGGCGGCAGCGCGGGCCGGCTGGTGATCGAGAACGTCTACCAGAAGCTGGAGTTCTTCCCGCGTACGTCGCCGGAGAAGCTGGTGGTGGAGAACTCCATCATGGGCGGGATGGGCAACTTCAACGAGACGTTCCGCAACCGGATCAACGCGTTCGTCTCGCAGGTCGCCGCCGGCGGTCCGCTGGACGCCTCCGGTGAGGACGGCCTGGCCGCGCAGGAAGTCATCGAGGCGGCGATCCGGTCCTTCGAGAACGGCACCATCGAGGAGGTGGCCGGATGACCGACGACGCCGAGCGCACGCCGTCCGCCGGCCGCAGGCGACCGAACATCGTCCTGATCGCGCTGGACACCCAGCGCGCGGACCACCTCGGCTGCTACGGCTACGGCCGCGACACCAGCCCCAACATCGACGCGATCGCCTCCGAGGGCGTGGTGTTCGAACGCTGCATCGCGCCCAACATCCCCACCCACCCGAGCTTCACCACGTTGTTCTCCGGCAAGGAGGCGATCACCCACGACATCGTCAACATCGGCGGCGGCGTGCCGGTCGCCGACGGTGTACGCCTGCTGCCGGAGATCCTGCGGGACAACGGATACGCCACCGCGGCGGTGGACAACATGGGCCGGCACTTCACCCGCGGCTACGAACGCTACGAGCAGTACCGATGGGATCGTTCCGACCCGACCGTGCTGCGCAAGGCCGAGACGGTGACCAACCTCGCGCTGCCGGTGCTGGACGACCTGGTCGCCGGCGAACGGCCGTTCTTCTGCTTCCTGCACTACTGGGACCCGCACACGCCCTACCTCCCGCCGCCCGGCTACGAGGACCTCTACACCGACAGCGGCCGGGACCCGTACGACCCGGACAACCACAGCATGGACGAGGCGTGGAGCTGGGAACCGTTCAAGTGGTACTTCCACGACTGGATGCCCGGCGTCACCGACGCCCAGCACGTGATCGACCTGTACGACGGTGAGATCCGCTACATGGACGACGATCTCGCCCGCGTCTTCGCCGCGCTCGAACGCGTCCGCGAGGACACCATCGTGGTGATCACCGCCGACCACGGCGAGGTCCTCAACGAACAGCTCGGCTACTTCGACCACCACGGGCTGTACGAGGGGAACGTCCACATCCCGCTGATCATCTCCTGGCCGGGGACGCTGCCCGCGGGCAGGCGGATACCCGGACTGGTGCAGAACCTCGACGTCGCGCAGACCCTGCTCGACGCCGTGGGCATTCCGCAGCGGGAGCACATGGAGGGGCTGAGCCTGTTCCCTGTGCTGTCCGGCGTACGCGACGGCAACTACGACACCGTCTACCTGTCCGAGGCGACCTGGGAAGTCAAGCGCGGGTTGCGCACCGACCGGTGGAAGTTCATCCGGGCGATCGAGCCGGACCCGCACGGGCGGCCGATGGTGGAGTTGTACGACCTGCACGCCGATCCGGGCGAGCAGGACAACATCGCCGAGAGCGAACCCGCCGTGGTGAAGGAGCTGTCGGACCGGCTGGACGCGTGGCTCGGTCGGCGGCTGACCGAGACGGGGAAGACCCGGGACCCGGTGGCCGAGCAGGGCGCGTGCGCGTCGGCGATCGGTCAGCCGAGGCCGGACGAGGTGGTCGGCGCGGGGGCGACGCCGTTGCGCGACCGCGTCGGTTCCGGGGGCGGCGCGGCCAACATCCCCGACCCGAGCGAACTCAACGCCGGCCGCTGAGATCGGCTCGGCCACCGCGCACCGAATCACCGCGCACCGAATCACCGAACGGAGCCGAACCCAACGTGCGAAGGCGTCCGCACATCGTCGTGGTGGGGATCGACACCCTGCGTCCGGACCATCTGGGGTGCTACGGCTACCGGCGCCCGACGTCTCCGGGCCTGGACGCGCTCGCCGCGCAGAGCGTCGTCTTCGACGCGTTCTGCGCGGCGGGCATTCCCACCACGCCGGCGTTCACCACGCTGCTCACCGGCCT encodes:
- a CDS encoding glycoside hydrolase family 26 protein — translated: MVVLIAGAACQPGQKSTPAGKVVKSTCGVGTKLTPKCGAWWGVAANPLAGESWDQALTNFENQIQRPVNIAHYYHSSGQLFPTATEIARANQAGKGRLLLINYKPEGGKTWAQVAAGAQDQRLDELAAYVKAHFNQPFFLVIHHEPENEVVQTSGSGYSAQDYRAMYRHVVQRLRGNGATQIVTVMNYIGLPTWGSKSWFEDLYPGNDVVDWIAYDPYIFGSGDYWGPVSDLFNRKFSQYPNWPGFYTWATQFAPGKPLMLAEWGVAEQPGNPAGKPDFFKAVGSQAKNWPAVKAMVYWNAASDRTVGATRIDSTTASLQAYRTTGLLPYFNP
- the pth gene encoding aminoacyl-tRNA hydrolase → MSDSRSESPWLVVGLGNPGPTYAAHRHNIGQQVVDLLATRVGGKMRPHPRGRADVLEGRLGGVPGVRVVLARPRSYMNETGGPVASLATFYKVPPERVVAVHDELDIPFGALRLKLGGGDNGHNGLRSIRRSLGTGEFHRVRCGIGRPPGRQDPADFVLSGFSAAERKEVPLFVDNAADAVEALVAEGLDRAQNTWHG
- a CDS encoding 50S ribosomal protein L25/general stress protein Ctc — its product is MSEVKIKAESRTEFGKGAARRIRRAGLVPAVLYGHGSAPVHITLPGHELMLALKTANALFDVDLGERSELAIPKQVQRDPIKGFLEHVDLLIVRRGEKVVVEVPVTLTGEAAPGSLVSTEHTTLSVEAEATHIPAGIEVSIEGSEVGTQILAKDIPLPRGVTLQLEPETLVVNVAAAPTAEQIEGELAEAGVGEGEGAEAAAPEATEEGAGEESSGEQE
- a CDS encoding ribose-phosphate diphosphokinase; this translates as MKLTTQKNLMLFSGRAHPELADEVAELLKVDLVPTTSYNFANGETYVRFEESVRGCDAFVIQSHPAPINEWIMEQLIMVDALKRASAKRITVVTPFYGYARQDKKHRGREPISARLMADLLSTAGADRLMAVDLHTAQTQGFFDGPVDHLFALPVLASYIETRVDTSRVTVVAPDSGRVRVAEQWADRLGGCPLAFIHKTRDVNVPNSVVANRVVGEVEGRTAVVVDDMIDTGGTVVKAAEALVDAGAADVIVAATHGVLSDPAVDRLKNSRIREVVVTNTLPIPQEHRFDTLTVLSIAPLIARAIREVFEDGSVTSLFNGAS
- the glmU gene encoding bifunctional UDP-N-acetylglucosamine diphosphorylase/glucosamine-1-phosphate N-acetyltransferase GlmU translates to MKSRTPKMLHQLGGRSLLAHAVGAGRSLEPEHLVVVVGHAREQVAAHLEAVDPGAQPVVQAEQRGTGHAVRTALQALPPLRGTVVVTNGDVPLLRPGTLRALLATHEEQGAAATVLTAQVADPTGYGRIVRGPDGAVRGIVEHRDATPAQQAIAEINSGMFAFDAARLADALGRLDSDNSQGEEYLTDVLAILAADGHRVGAFVAEDETEILGVNDRVQLAQLGRVLNDRILTEWMRAGVTVVDPATTWVEATVRLEPDVTLHPQTQLRGATSVASGAEVGPDTTLTDVTVGPDAAVVRTHGERAVIGAGANVGPYAYLRPGTNLGESGKIGTFVETKNAEIGPGAKVPHLTYVGDATIGEGTNIGAGTIFANYDGVHKHHTDVGRHSFVGSDSVLVAPRQIGDGAYVAAGSTVVKDVGPGELAVARGQQRNIGGWVARKRAGTRTAEAAEAAQRARSGEPATPSGREATGETGAPHANGTRDTGDVDDAPKRSEQ
- a CDS encoding AraC family transcriptional regulator; this translates as MTGPLPDVAPRAASGTTAVTEPARAPKPLGGPLGQPLGQALVQPLDPVRTPPAPPAFPALLQANAVQFGPGERFGFPRVESRMVTWCRAGRGEARVNGVRWSLVPGVLLVLPWGHRIHYTAAEVDPFLLVGVHLVPRHDEGFPLEPTVPHDPNHRYAGCRWRRDGEPDLGTQVVATTADAAPGLAQLSAYAVEVWRRGTPSEASIRALGTMMVDELTGLAYQLAARTGDQAGYAGPAGFGGGVGGGSSDTCVVPDELRRVLAYVEHHLADRLTVAGLAEVAGCSGATLSRRFDTYLHRSPMGWVLDQRIERARGLLRTTPLTVAQVARRCGFADANYFSRIFRDRTGRPPTAWRRRERLL
- a CDS encoding phytanoyl-CoA dioxygenase family protein, whose product is MTTPATTPTTPATPATAARTADFLDSSALLDDPAALRARADEHGYLFFRGLLPVDDVLDLRRRFLQIVRRYGWLVDGTPVSDGIADVAAFDRVPREETAFCGVGITRAAYADIQRVREFHELAHHPRLLAVYRNLFGEDVLPHPRNIARVVIPGGVTRPTPPHQDFIHIQGTPRVWTAWFPLGDCPRELGGLSVLDGSHREGLMSYHAAEGAGGLEAYLCDLDLPWAQGDFAAGDVLTFSSHTVHRALPHAAIDRVRLSCDFRYQPAADPLHEGSLRVHCDVLGWDEVYADWPDPYAPATSGSGRSWSPGDVRWYWRDLNLRRSEWDESIRWQKDRIC
- a CDS encoding sugar phosphate isomerase/epimerase family protein, whose product is MKLGCNTVLFAGFDVQDALDQIAFAGYEYVELAAIKGMCEHLSVDQGTRGAEVVGKRVEAAGLTATAVEAATTDPERLARVCELAATIGIDIVNVGSGGKSGDEESTKEAIANVVRLADVARDHGCRLAVKPHVGQAIFDAATALRLTAEVDHPALGLNFDPSHLYRADEDPDDVARQWGSRIITSHFRDCASRERLVGPPPTQVPGRGTVDIPATLRALKEVGYAGPLNLEVIGAASYTLPQATSIAAETRGYLNRCLQELG
- a CDS encoding Gfo/Idh/MocA family protein; amino-acid sequence: MLRVAVVGLGNIGKTHSRYYSENPDAELVALCDIDAGRVDPVAKTYGVPAYHDLGEMLAAERPDAVSIATAGPENGGHHHEPTMQAIEAGVHVLVEKPISNNIEHAREMVRAAKERGVLMGVNLNHRFTPAAERAKKLQEDGTLGEVLFLNMALWINNPNESSPWFHLRALHPHSIDVMRYFGGPIAKVQAFCHKGPGRQIWSNASVNVQFASGAVGHLTGSYDASGLHPIERCEVGGSAGRLVIENVYQKLEFFPRTSPEKLVVENSIMGGMGNFNETFRNRINAFVSQVAAGGPLDASGEDGLAAQEVIEAAIRSFENGTIEEVAG
- a CDS encoding sulfatase family protein, which encodes MTDDAERTPSAGRRRPNIVLIALDTQRADHLGCYGYGRDTSPNIDAIASEGVVFERCIAPNIPTHPSFTTLFSGKEAITHDIVNIGGGVPVADGVRLLPEILRDNGYATAAVDNMGRHFTRGYERYEQYRWDRSDPTVLRKAETVTNLALPVLDDLVAGERPFFCFLHYWDPHTPYLPPPGYEDLYTDSGRDPYDPDNHSMDEAWSWEPFKWYFHDWMPGVTDAQHVIDLYDGEIRYMDDDLARVFAALERVREDTIVVITADHGEVLNEQLGYFDHHGLYEGNVHIPLIISWPGTLPAGRRIPGLVQNLDVAQTLLDAVGIPQREHMEGLSLFPVLSGVRDGNYDTVYLSEATWEVKRGLRTDRWKFIRAIEPDPHGRPMVELYDLHADPGEQDNIAESEPAVVKELSDRLDAWLGRRLTETGKTRDPVAEQGACASAIGQPRPDEVVGAGATPLRDRVGSGGGAANIPDPSELNAGR